A genomic stretch from Paraburkholderia dioscoreae includes:
- a CDS encoding SDR family NAD(P)-dependent oxidoreductase, producing MDLQLKGLKAIVTGGTKGIGLAIARTLAAEGAEVAICARDQAAVDVTVSALAELSGARASGAAVDVSDGAALKAWVERIGSEWSGLDIVVANVSALAIGNDIQSWRKEFETDLLGTVNLVEAAMPYLEASRAASIVAISSVSGREIDFAAGPYGVFKAALVHYMQGLANQLASKGIRANTVSPGNVYFEGGVWDWIEHNDAALFERALALNPTGRMGRPQEIANAVAFIASPAASFVSGTNFVVDGALTRGVQL from the coding sequence ATGGATCTGCAATTGAAGGGTTTGAAGGCGATCGTGACCGGCGGTACCAAGGGCATTGGACTCGCCATTGCGCGGACGCTCGCAGCGGAAGGTGCTGAGGTCGCCATATGCGCACGCGATCAGGCTGCTGTCGACGTGACCGTAAGCGCGCTCGCCGAACTGAGCGGCGCGCGGGCCTCGGGCGCGGCAGTCGATGTATCGGATGGCGCCGCGCTGAAAGCGTGGGTCGAGCGTATCGGCTCGGAGTGGAGCGGCCTCGATATCGTGGTGGCGAATGTGAGCGCGCTCGCAATCGGCAACGACATTCAATCGTGGCGCAAGGAGTTCGAGACCGATCTGCTCGGCACCGTCAATCTCGTCGAAGCGGCGATGCCGTATCTCGAAGCGAGCCGGGCCGCGTCGATCGTCGCGATATCGAGCGTCTCGGGACGCGAGATCGATTTCGCAGCGGGTCCTTATGGCGTGTTCAAGGCCGCGCTCGTTCATTACATGCAGGGGCTCGCGAATCAGCTCGCGTCGAAAGGCATTCGCGCAAACACGGTGTCGCCCGGCAATGTCTATTTCGAGGGCGGCGTGTGGGACTGGATCGAGCATAACGATGCGGCACTATTCGAACGCGCACTCGCATTGAATCCGACCGGGCGCATGGGACGCCCGCAGGAAATCGCCAACGCGGTGGCGTTCATCGCGAGTCCGGCGGCGAGCTTTGTGAGCGGCACGAACTTCGTCGTCGACGGAGCACTCACGCGCGGCGTGCAGCTCTGA
- a CDS encoding alpha/beta fold hydrolase, whose protein sequence is MWTFPADRAALIDEAYLSAREKILFDGDYRRYFSAMFEGEKQRYIDRLVLDDELARIHADVLMLHGRDDPGFPPDSLTLALSRSLPHADVALLAHCSHSIAYEQPSKFLLLANAFFGGEPGSH, encoded by the coding sequence GTGTGGACCTTTCCCGCCGACCGCGCCGCGCTGATCGATGAAGCGTATCTATCCGCCCGCGAAAAGATTCTCTTCGACGGCGATTACCGGCGCTATTTCTCGGCGATGTTCGAGGGCGAAAAGCAGCGCTATATCGACCGGCTCGTGCTGGACGACGAACTCGCGCGCATTCACGCCGACGTGTTGATGCTGCACGGGCGCGACGATCCGGGCTTTCCGCCCGATTCACTTACCCTGGCGCTCAGCCGCTCATTACCGCACGCCGACGTCGCGTTGCTTGCGCACTGCTCGCATTCGATCGCGTATGAGCAGCCCAGCAAGTTTCTGCTGCTGGCCAATGCATTTTTTGGCGGCGAACCAGGAAGTCACTGA
- a CDS encoding lipase family protein codes for MSCPLLNAAVASAGVVATMPRPAIAQMPGERIGLIGHSLGGALALKLAASEARVSKVMTTATLGAPFPMKKPCGACGPFPPTAPR; via the coding sequence ATGAGCTGTCCGCTGCTCAACGCGGCGGTCGCGAGCGCAGGCGTGGTCGCGACGATGCCGCGTCCCGCGATCGCGCAGATGCCGGGCGAGCGGATCGGGCTGATCGGCCATTCGCTCGGCGGCGCGTTGGCACTGAAGCTCGCGGCGAGCGAAGCACGCGTGTCGAAAGTGATGACGACCGCGACGCTCGGTGCGCCGTTTCCGATGAAGAAGCCGTGCGGCGCGTGTGGACCTTTCCCGCCGACCGCGCCGCGCTGA
- a CDS encoding amidohydrolase family protein, giving the protein MPGLIDARTHISFGEARSEEELALYTPVEFRALKAIWHAKKVLQAGVTSAFDAATTYNVAQSVRDAIDSGMFDGPRFAVSGRQLTSHQGLEDSFPNSMEFPPGHVGVLIRDASDLIEQIRYQVKDGVDAIKVSGSNDSLITPDSLDGAAYMDEEFATIAKEAHRLGRMCTVHARSRDAGIGAALSS; this is encoded by the coding sequence ATGCCCGGGCTGATCGACGCGCGCACTCACATCTCCTTCGGCGAGGCGCGTTCGGAAGAGGAGCTTGCGCTCTACACGCCGGTCGAGTTTCGCGCGCTCAAGGCGATCTGGCATGCGAAGAAGGTGCTGCAGGCCGGCGTGACGAGCGCGTTCGACGCGGCAACAACGTACAACGTCGCGCAATCGGTGCGCGATGCAATCGATAGTGGCATGTTCGACGGGCCGCGTTTTGCGGTGAGCGGGCGGCAGCTCACCTCGCATCAGGGTCTCGAGGATTCGTTTCCGAATAGCATGGAATTTCCGCCGGGCCACGTGGGCGTGCTGATCCGCGACGCGAGCGATCTGATCGAGCAGATCCGTTATCAGGTGAAAGACGGCGTCGATGCGATCAAGGTGTCCGGTTCCAATGATTCGCTGATCACACCCGACTCGCTCGACGGCGCCGCATACATGGATGAAGAGTTCGCGACGATCGCGAAGGAAGCGCATCGCCTCGGCCGCATGTGCACGGTGCATGCACGCTCGCGCGATGCGGGGATCGGTGCGGCGCTTTCATCATGA
- a CDS encoding TetR family transcriptional regulator codes for MGRWEPDAESRFRAAAIELFGEIGYEQTTVAAIAERAGLTARTFFRYFADKREVLFNGSERLQQTMVDALAQAPAEASAVDALAAALTKAGDFFDDDRRPFARMRSTVIAANTDLRERELIKLATLSAALAQALRERGVGEPDASLAAEAGIAVFRVAFAQWVGESERRSYGEIVKESLARLRALVAS; via the coding sequence ATGGGTCGCTGGGAGCCCGATGCCGAGAGCCGTTTCCGTGCGGCGGCCATCGAACTGTTCGGAGAGATCGGTTACGAACAGACGACCGTGGCAGCCATCGCGGAGCGCGCGGGGCTGACTGCGCGAACGTTCTTTCGCTACTTCGCGGATAAGCGCGAAGTGCTGTTCAACGGTTCCGAACGTCTTCAGCAGACGATGGTCGATGCGTTGGCCCAGGCGCCGGCCGAGGCATCGGCGGTAGACGCGCTCGCCGCCGCCTTGACGAAGGCCGGAGATTTCTTCGATGACGACCGGCGCCCGTTCGCGCGCATGCGCAGCACGGTGATCGCGGCCAACACGGACCTGCGCGAGCGTGAGCTGATCAAACTGGCGACGCTGTCCGCGGCACTCGCGCAGGCGCTGCGCGAGCGCGGTGTCGGCGAGCCGGACGCGAGCCTCGCGGCCGAGGCCGGCATCGCCGTCTTTCGGGTCGCGTTCGCACAATGGGTAGGCGAATCCGAGCGACGCAGCTACGGCGAGATCGTGAAGGAATCGCTTGCGCGACTGAGAGCGCTCGTGGCCAGTTGA
- a CDS encoding fumarylacetoacetate hydrolase family protein — translation MKLVSFLHAGRSSYGVVVDGGIVDAAPFATRLGATLKEALERESLGALADHAARADVTLAFADVELLPVIPDPQKILCVGINYLSHVKETGREVPDKPMIFARFADSQTAHDAPIVRPSVSERLDFEGELAVVIGRRASREGGGCIRRDRRLCLLQRRQRASQFTPGKNFPQTGGFGPWLVTRDEVGDPSRLSLTTRLNGEVMPRATTDDLIFPIPQLIEYCSTFCTLLPGDGIITGTTGGVGAFRDPPLWMKAGDVVEVEISRIGTLRNQVADEM, via the coding sequence ATGAAACTCGTCAGCTTTCTCCACGCGGGGCGTTCGTCATATGGGGTCGTCGTCGATGGCGGAATCGTCGATGCCGCACCGTTTGCCACGCGCCTCGGCGCCACGTTGAAAGAAGCGCTGGAGCGCGAATCGCTCGGTGCGCTCGCCGACCACGCAGCGCGGGCGGACGTCACGCTTGCATTCGCCGACGTCGAACTGCTGCCCGTGATTCCCGATCCACAGAAAATCCTCTGCGTTGGCATCAATTACCTTTCGCACGTCAAGGAGACCGGACGCGAGGTGCCCGACAAACCGATGATCTTCGCGCGCTTTGCCGACTCGCAGACGGCGCACGACGCGCCGATCGTTCGTCCGTCGGTATCGGAGCGGCTCGATTTCGAGGGCGAGCTTGCCGTCGTGATCGGCAGGCGCGCGTCACGTGAGGGCGGCGGATGCATTCGACGTGATCGCCGGCTATGCCTGCTACAACGACGGCAGCGTGCGTCGCAGTTCACGCCGGGCAAGAACTTTCCGCAGACGGGCGGCTTCGGGCCGTGGCTGGTTACGCGCGACGAAGTCGGCGATCCGTCGCGGCTTTCGCTGACCACGCGCCTGAACGGTGAGGTCATGCCGCGGGCCACCACCGACGACCTGATTTTCCCGATACCGCAACTGATCGAATATTGCTCGACGTTCTGCACGCTGCTGCCGGGCGACGGGATCATCACCGGCACGACGGGCGGCGTGGGCGCGTTCCGCGATCCGCCGCTATGGATGAAAGCCGGCGACGTGGTCGAAGTGGAGATTTCGCGGATCGGGACGCTGCGGAATCAGGTCGCGGATGAGATGTAG
- a CDS encoding amidase codes for MERGSAMDIDLDALTVEAVQAGFKAGTFTAEQLARACFARIERDNGKYNAVIFLNPAAIDDARRIDERRAAGEPLGPLAGVPVVIKDPMDMVGFPTTAGWAKLYSKKGGVDLMPERDAPVVARMRRAGAILLGKTNVPILSHTGSHANDSWAGPTINVVMPDRVPGGSSAGTASAVASCMAVLGLAEETGGSIQNPASAQNLVGIKPTIGLVPNAGVVPLSGNRDVVGPIARNVRDAALCLDVLAGYSSEDPKTLASVGRQPEGGYTAALDPKALNGKRIGLYGPGWRNQPLSDEAAVLYERVKGELVGLGAILVDDPFAGSGFAELRKPTPPLAHFDARGLESIPYDLEKYLQRLGKHASLKTFAEFAAATKGDDVFGAQGILRYMHSLADFKAALADPSVPPEMPEFVEVKARYLRIFNAVMDAQRLDALVFPQMRGELPALHGKDVIQETTVGEINIAGLPGIAVPAGFYASGAPFGVIFVGRQWDEGALLGFAYAYELGVGRGR; via the coding sequence ATGGAACGAGGCAGTGCGATGGATATCGATCTGGACGCCCTGACGGTCGAGGCCGTACAGGCGGGTTTCAAGGCCGGCACATTCACGGCCGAGCAGCTGGCGCGCGCCTGTTTCGCCAGGATCGAGCGCGACAACGGGAAGTACAACGCAGTGATCTTCCTGAACCCGGCGGCAATCGACGACGCGCGCCGGATCGACGAACGGCGCGCTGCCGGTGAACCGCTGGGTCCGCTTGCGGGGGTGCCGGTCGTCATCAAGGATCCTATGGACATGGTCGGCTTTCCGACTACCGCGGGATGGGCGAAGTTGTACAGCAAGAAAGGCGGCGTCGACCTCATGCCCGAGCGTGATGCGCCGGTCGTCGCGCGGATGCGCCGCGCGGGTGCGATTCTGCTCGGCAAGACGAACGTGCCGATCCTGAGCCATACCGGCTCGCATGCGAACGATAGCTGGGCCGGCCCCACGATCAATGTAGTGATGCCCGATCGGGTGCCAGGCGGCAGCAGTGCGGGGACGGCATCGGCGGTTGCGTCGTGCATGGCTGTACTCGGCCTCGCGGAAGAGACCGGCGGATCGATTCAGAACCCCGCGTCGGCGCAGAACCTCGTTGGAATCAAACCGACTATCGGGCTGGTGCCGAATGCGGGCGTGGTGCCGCTGTCGGGTAATCGCGATGTGGTGGGGCCCATTGCACGAAACGTGAGGGATGCCGCGCTGTGCCTCGACGTGCTCGCGGGCTATTCGAGCGAAGATCCGAAGACGCTCGCGAGCGTCGGCCGGCAACCGGAAGGTGGTTATACCGCGGCGCTAGACCCGAAGGCGTTGAACGGCAAGCGCATCGGTCTGTATGGCCCGGGCTGGCGCAATCAACCGTTGTCCGATGAAGCTGCCGTGCTGTATGAGCGGGTCAAGGGCGAACTGGTTGGTCTGGGTGCGATTCTCGTCGACGATCCGTTCGCGGGCTCCGGGTTCGCCGAACTGAGGAAGCCGACTCCGCCGCTGGCGCATTTCGATGCGCGCGGTCTCGAGTCGATTCCGTATGATCTGGAGAAGTATCTTCAGCGACTCGGCAAGCATGCGTCGCTGAAGACCTTCGCGGAATTCGCTGCGGCGACGAAGGGCGACGATGTTTTTGGGGCGCAGGGGATACTGCGGTATATGCATAGTCTCGCGGATTTCAAGGCCGCGCTGGCTGATCCGTCGGTGCCGCCGGAGATGCCTGAATTCGTCGAAGTGAAGGCGCGTTATCTGCGGATTTTCAATGCGGTGATGGATGCGCAACGGCTCGATGCACTGGTGTTTCCGCAGATGCGAGGTGAGCTTCCTGCGCTTCATGGTAAGGATGTCATTCAGGAGACGACGGTAGGTGAGATCAATATTGCGGGTTTGCCGGGGATTGCGGTGCCTGCGGGGTTTTACGCGTCGGGGGCGCCGTTTGGGGTGATTTTTGTGGGGCGGCAATGGGACGAGGGGGCGTTGTTAGGGTTTGCTTATGCTTATGAGTTGGGGGTGGGGAGGGGACGCTAG
- a CDS encoding SDR family oxidoreductase: protein MRILVTGASGWIGSASVKELISAGHHVLGLARNDESAAKIARLGAEVVRGSLDDLASLRGAATLAEGVVHLGYNHDFSQMAAAAQTDRAAIDTFADVLQGTGGPLLIASGTLGLAPGRVGTEEDMPGAGVHPRIANAAYTLGLAERDIRSMVVRFAPTVHGAGGDHGFVAVLARIAREKRVSGYIGEGQNRWPAVNRLDAGKLVQLAIDKATPGSVLHAVAEEGVATRDIATALGQFLDVPVESIPVDRAQAHFDWLGMFFGADAPASSARTRSLLGWAPTHGTLLEDIAAGHYPGN from the coding sequence ATGCGAATTCTCGTCACCGGCGCCTCGGGCTGGATCGGCTCGGCCAGCGTCAAAGAACTCATCTCGGCGGGACACCACGTTCTCGGCCTCGCCCGCAACGACGAATCCGCAGCCAAGATCGCCAGGCTTGGTGCCGAAGTGGTGCGCGGCAGCCTGGACGACCTCGCCAGCCTGCGCGGCGCAGCCACGCTAGCCGAGGGCGTCGTGCACCTCGGCTACAACCACGACTTCTCGCAGATGGCGGCTGCGGCACAGACCGATCGCGCGGCCATCGACACGTTCGCCGACGTGTTGCAAGGCACTGGCGGCCCGCTGCTGATCGCCTCGGGCACGCTGGGGCTAGCCCCGGGCCGCGTGGGCACCGAGGAGGACATGCCGGGCGCCGGGGTCCACCCGCGCATCGCCAACGCGGCCTACACACTGGGCCTCGCCGAGCGCGATATCCGGTCGATGGTCGTGCGCTTTGCGCCGACGGTGCACGGCGCGGGCGGCGACCACGGATTCGTCGCGGTGCTGGCGCGCATCGCTCGCGAAAAGCGCGTTTCAGGCTACATCGGCGAGGGCCAGAACCGCTGGCCGGCGGTGAACCGGCTCGATGCCGGCAAGCTCGTGCAACTCGCGATCGACAAGGCGACGCCGGGCAGCGTGCTGCACGCCGTCGCCGAAGAGGGCGTCGCTACGCGCGACATCGCGACGGCGCTCGGTCAGTTCCTGGACGTGCCGGTGGAATCGATTCCCGTCGACCGCGCACAGGCTCACTTTGACTGGCTGGGCATGTTCTTCGGTGCCGACGCCCCGGCCTCCAGCGCACGCACGCGTTCGCTGCTGGGTTGGGCGCCGACGCACGGGACGCTGTTGGAGGATATTGCGGCCGGACACTACCCCGGGAACTGA
- a CDS encoding DUF4387 domain-containing protein, translated as MTTVPLSSLATVIRSKNAGPFLLTFDVMFEDAAHFTTVWESRRFTKAAMAELFGVRESAITSIFAVPRGQAIKVTMRRQLPQGRLGESDMYGCQQHAPLLDFPIPLRNE; from the coding sequence ATGACGACCGTTCCGCTTTCGTCGCTCGCAACGGTGATTCGCAGCAAGAATGCCGGACCGTTTCTGCTTACGTTCGATGTAATGTTCGAGGACGCCGCTCATTTCACCACAGTGTGGGAATCGCGCCGTTTTACGAAGGCCGCGATGGCAGAGTTGTTCGGCGTGCGGGAAAGCGCGATCACGTCGATATTTGCGGTTCCGCGCGGCCAGGCGATCAAGGTGACAATGCGCCGCCAGTTGCCGCAAGGGCGACTCGGCGAATCAGACATGTACGGCTGCCAGCAGCACGCGCCGCTGCTCGATTTCCCGATACCGCTTCGGAACGAATAG
- a CDS encoding ANTAR domain-containing response regulator, which yields MSARPDRGQRSLTSSILERNAHVVVFHPDDDDGVTLTNHLRRMGFQVERCWPPVETLPERVDLVFRALRPDERAPKGEWSGPDAPPVICVVAYENPTFIDQAIKLGADGIVTTPVRASGLLSTVVMALYHAKRSRQHAQRIAKLEQKLLDSRHLQEAKKILMTMHRVSEREAYDMLRAQAMEKRITIDDICHSVIQAGEVLQISRGMTSGEGRDIE from the coding sequence GTGAGCGCGCGCCCGGACAGAGGCCAACGCAGCCTCACGAGTTCGATCCTCGAGCGCAATGCGCACGTGGTCGTTTTCCATCCCGACGACGACGACGGGGTGACGCTCACGAACCACCTTCGGCGCATGGGTTTTCAGGTCGAACGATGCTGGCCGCCCGTGGAGACGTTGCCGGAGCGTGTCGACCTGGTGTTCCGCGCGTTGCGGCCTGACGAGCGCGCGCCGAAGGGCGAATGGTCGGGACCGGATGCGCCGCCCGTCATCTGCGTGGTGGCCTACGAGAATCCGACCTTCATCGATCAGGCGATCAAGCTCGGAGCGGACGGCATCGTGACGACGCCGGTGCGCGCATCGGGGTTGCTGTCGACCGTGGTGATGGCGCTGTATCACGCAAAGCGTTCGCGCCAGCACGCGCAGCGTATCGCCAAGTTGGAACAGAAGCTGCTCGACAGCCGGCATTTGCAGGAAGCGAAAAAAATTCTGATGACCATGCATCGCGTGAGCGAACGCGAGGCGTACGACATGCTGCGCGCGCAGGCGATGGAGAAGCGCATAACTATCGACGACATCTGCCACTCCGTCATTCAGGCAGGCGAAGTGCTGCAGATTTCTCGCGGCATGACGTCAGGCGAGGGACGCGATATAGAGTGA
- a CDS encoding imidazolonepropionase-like domain-containing protein produces MIDGPLNAPRLHGAVAIEGERIAWVGEKTALPERFCTDAFERIALPGAASCPG; encoded by the coding sequence GTGATTGACGGACCGTTAAACGCACCACGCTTGCACGGCGCGGTTGCGATCGAAGGTGAGCGCATTGCATGGGTCGGCGAAAAAACCGCGCTGCCCGAGCGCTTTTGTACCGATGCGTTCGAACGAATCGCGTTGCCGGGCGCAGCATCATGCCCGGGCTGA
- a CDS encoding methyl-accepting chemotaxis protein has translation MLFSASQRSLVAASSLGTWPGRGFAVVAGEVRTLAQSCAQATKEIKQLIDDSASKVGSGAQLASSAGDAMHEVVGSAQRVGAIVAAMALASDEQGVGIA, from the coding sequence ATGTTGTTCAGCGCCAGCCAGAGGAGTTTGGTCGCAGCGTCGTCACTTGGGACGTGGCCGGGCAGGGGCTTTGCCGTCGTTGCCGGCGAAGTACGCACGCTTGCGCAAAGCTGTGCGCAGGCGACGAAGGAAATCAAGCAACTGATCGACGATTCGGCTAGCAAGGTTGGCTCGGGCGCGCAACTGGCATCGAGCGCCGGGGATGCGATGCATGAAGTCGTCGGCAGCGCCCAGCGCGTCGGCGCCATCGTAGCGGCAATGGCGCTTGCATCGGACGAGCAAGGCGTCGGCATCGCGTAG